GAAGGCCAGCAGGGCGAGCACGCCGAGGACGGCGACCGCCCCGGCACCCAGCTGCCCGAACGGGGCGGCGGCCGCCCAGCGCGCCACGCCGGCGATCCAGGCGACCAGCAGCCGGGTGGGGAGGTGCACGGCGCTCGCCACCGGGTCGCCGACCAGCCCGGCGGGCAGGCCGGCGGCCAGGCCCCACATGGTGACGGGGGCGGCGGCCGGCACGGCCAGCAGGTTGGCGGGCAGCGACGCCACCGGGATCCCGCCGAACAGCGGGACGATCACCGGGACCACCCCCACCTGGGCGGCGACGGTGACGGCCAGGGGCGTCGGCATCCGCCGGCTGAGCGGCCCGGCCAGCACGGCGATGCCGGCGCAGGCCCCGCACGACAGGACGAAGCCCACCGAGCCCACCAGCAGGGGGTCGACCAGGAGCAGGGCGGTGACCGCCAGGGCCAGCGCCCGGGCGGTGGACGCCGGGCGGCCCGCGGTGGTGGCGAGGAGGGCGACGGCGGCCATGGCCGAGGCGCGGATCACCGAGGGCTCCCAGCGGGTGAGGACGCCGAAGGCGACGAGCACGCCGACCCCGCCCAGGAGGCGGCCGCGCAGCCCGAGCGGGCGCAGGGCGGGCGCCGCGAGGGCCAGCACGAAAGCGACGTTCTGCCCGGACACGGCCAGGAGGTGGGTGAGGCCGGCGCCCCGGAAGTCGTCGACGCTCGCCGGGTCCTGCTCTCGGTCGTCGCCCAGCACCAGGCCGGTGAAGAGGGCACGGAGCTCGGGCCGGAACGACGACGTCCCCCGCAGCAGGGTCCGCCGCACGTCGTTCGCCACCCGGGCCAGAGGGTGGCCCGGCGTCCACGACCCGACCTCGTCGACCGACATCCGGGCCGCGACGTGGCGGCGGGCGAGGTACGCCCGGCTGCGGGCGGGCACGGGCGACAGGCGGCCCCGCACGTCGACCGTCTCGCCGGCCAGCCGGGGGCGCAACGCCGACGCCGGGGCGCCCCGCGCCCAGGCCTCCACCCGGCGGCCGCCGAGGCGCAGCTCGACCCGCAGGGCGCCGTCGACGTCGTCGGGGTCGGTGACCAGAACGGCCCGCCCGCCGGCGCGCGTACCCGCCGCCGGCGGGTCGAGCCCGGCCCACGAGGCGGCGCCCAGCGCCGACGCCAGGACGGCCGCCCCGACGCAGAGCCACGCCGGCCGGCGGGCGGCGAGGGCGACGACCACCAGAGCGACCCCGGCGCCGCGGGGAAGGGGCCGGGCCAGCCAGGCGCCGAGGGCGGTGGCCGCCGCCAGCGCCACCGCCCACCGGTCCGTCACCGGCTCACACCTTCACCTTGGAGCGGAGTGCGGCCAGCTTGGCGTCGCCGATGCCCCGCACCTCCAACAGCTCGTCCACCGCCGCGAACCGGCCGTGCTCGGCCCGGTGGTCGAGGATCGCCTGGGCGGTGGCCGGCCCGACGCCGGGGAGGGCGTCGAGCTGCTCGAGGGTGGCGGTGTTGAGGTCGACGGGGCCGGCCGCCGGGCTGCCGCCGGGCCCGCCCGCCCCCGCTCCCGCCGGCGGCGCCTCGCCCCGTCGGGGCACGTACACCCGGTCGCCGTCGGCGACCCGGGCGGCC
The Acidimicrobiales bacterium DNA segment above includes these coding regions:
- a CDS encoding ComEC/Rec2 family competence protein; this translates as MTDRWAVALAAATALGAWLARPLPRGAGVALVVVALAARRPAWLCVGAAVLASALGAASWAGLDPPAAGTRAGGRAVLVTDPDDVDGALRVELRLGGRRVEAWARGAPASALRPRLAGETVDVRGRLSPVPARSRAYLARRHVAARMSVDEVGSWTPGHPLARVANDVRRTLLRGTSSFRPELRALFTGLVLGDDREQDPASVDDFRGAGLTHLLAVSGQNVAFVLALAAPALRPLGLRGRLLGGVGVLVAFGVLTRWEPSVIRASAMAAVALLATTAGRPASTARALALAVTALLLVDPLLVGSVGFVLSCGACAGIAVLAGPLSRRMPTPLAVTVAAQVGVVPVIVPLFGGIPVASLPANLLAVPAAAPVTMWGLAAGLPAGLVGDPVASAVHLPTRLLVAWIAGVARWAAAAPFGQLGAGAVAVLGVLALLAFAVRRARGPAAVAALGVCLWPMLAPAPSAGGRVLAGDARLWRSGDATVLVVDRPRPGPLLGALRASGVRGVSVVVLTSDSRSARAALAPVLDRHPAGLVLTAANARPGTTVTAGRLVVRVTAVAPRLAVEVGPCTFPPCSSASGRVPSTSAPGRS
- a CDS encoding helix-hairpin-helix domain-containing protein; protein product: AARVADGDRVYVPRRGEAPPAGAGAGGPGGSPAAGPVDLNTATLEQLDALPGVGPATAQAILDHRAEHGRFAAVDELLEVRGIGDAKLAALRSKVKV